GATTCTGCGTGGCTGGGGCGTTATGAATCCGGTGGCTCTCAAGTCAGCACAGAAGGTAGGTTTCCCCGCAGATCACATCATCGGCAATATCTGGAGTAACTCCGAAGAAGACGTGATCCCTGCCGGCGGCGCCGCCAAAGGCTTCATTTCCATCACGACCCACCCGTCCGGTACGAATTTCCCAGTGCTGGAAGGCATCAAGAAATCCGTGCTCGACAAGGGCCAGGGCAATCTGGCCGATGCCAAGCGGTTCGGCACCGTTTACTACAACCTCGGCGTTGTGAACGGCATTCTCAATGTCGAGGCGTTGCGTATTGCGCAAGCCCGATTCGGTGACAAGCCGCTCACCGGCGAGCAGGTGCGCTGGGGCTTCGAACACCTGAATCTGGACGACGCTCGCCTGCAAGCGTTGGGCGCCAAGGGGCTGGTTCAACCCTTGAAACTGTCCTGCGCCGACCATGAAGGTGGCGGTGCGGTGCGTTTTCAGCAATGGGATGGGCAGCGCTGGAACCTGATCAGTGACTGGGTGCAGGCTGACCGCGCCTTGTTGCGGCCGATCATCGAAGCCTCCGCCGCGCAGTATGCCAAGGAAAAAGGCATCACCCCTCGCGATTGCAGTAAGGAGTAATAAGTCCTGATGAGCCAGATCCCGCACGCCAGCCTGTCCGCCGAAACCATTCTGTCGGTGGAGCAGGTCGAGGTGTTTTACGAGCAATCCATCCTCGCGCTGCGCGGGATCAGCCTGCAGGTGCGTCAAGGCCAGATGGTCGCGCTGCTGGGCGCCAACGGGGCGGGCAAAAGCACCACCCTCAAGGCGATCTCCAATCTGATTCGCGCCGAACGGGGTGAAGTGGTCAGTGGCCAGATTCACTACCTTGGGCAATCCATCGCTCGCTCCGACCCGGCCGCACTGGTCAGGGCGGGGCTGGCGCAAGTGTTGGAAGGGCGACACTGCTTCACTCACTTGAGCGTCGAGCAGAATCTGCTGATCGGGGCGTTCGTGTCGCGGCCTTCACGCACTGAACTCAAGTCCAGGCTGGAGAAAGTCTACGGCTACTTTCCCCGGTTGCGTCTGCTGCGCAAGCGCTTGACGGGCTACACCTCCGGCGGGGAGCAACAAATGGTAGCCATCGGCCGGGCATTGATGTCCGAGCCGCGCCTGCTGTTGCTCGATGAGCCGTCCATGGGTCTTGCGCCGCAGGTGGTCGAAGAGATCTTTGACATTCTGGCCCGACTCAATCGCGACGAAGGGCTGAGCCTGTTGGTGGCTGAACAGAACATTAACCTGGCTCTGGATTACGCGCAGTTTGCCTATGTACTGGAGAACGGTCGGGTGGTCGACTCCGGCGCGGCGGCCGAGTTGGCCGGACGCGAGGACATCCAGAACTACTACCTGGGGGCGGCAAACTGTTGATAGCGCGAGGTTAAATCGACAGGTGCAACATCCGGTCGCCCTGGACGGGCTGTGCAGGGCGCCGTTTGTTGACCGCCAGTTCGCCGATCTTGATCAGTCGTGTACGGGTAACGTTGCGGCTCAACCCCAGCAGATTGGCAGTGTGCACCTGGTTGTAGTGGCTGAAGCGATAGGCTGCGCGCAGCAACGAGTCTTCGACCTGTTCATGCAGGGCTCCGGCCTGCTCCTCGAACAACTTCTGAAACGCCCGGTCCAGCAGGGCCTGGGCCGAGTTGTCGCTGGCAGAATTGTCGTCATGACGTTCGATCCGCATGTTGGACATACGCAGGTCCTGGGCCTGAATGATGCCATCGCGGCAAATCAGCAGCGTATGGTGGATCACGTTCTCCAGTTCGCGAATGTTTCCCGGCCAGCCATAGGCTTTCAGGCGTCGTTCGGCGTCTGCAGTGAGCTGGATTTGGCCATAGCCCAAACGTTGGCTGTAGCTCTGAATAAAGTGCTGGGTCAGCGGCAGAATATCTCCCGGACGCTCGCGCAGGGGGCTCAGTTCCAGGCTGACCACATCCAGACGGTAAAACAGGTCTTCGCGGAAGTGGCCGGCATTAATGGCTTTCTCCAGTTGCACGTTGGTGGCTGCCAGCACGCGCACGTCGATGGGAATGCTTTTTCTCGACCCCAGGCGGACCACTTCGCGTTCCTGGAGTACTCGCAGCAGCTTGACCTGGATCGGCATCGGCAAATCGCCGATCTCATCAAGAAACAGCGTGCCGCCGTTGGCTTCTTCAAACCAGCCCGCCTTGGCGCTCAGGGCTCCGGTGAAAGCGCCTTTTTCATGGCCAAACAGTTCGGCTTCCACCAGCGACTCGGAAAAAGCCCCGCAGTTGACCGCAATGAATGGCCGGTTCTGACGGGCACTGAGATTGTGGATATGGCGAGCCACCAGTTCCTTGCCAGTGCCGGTTTCGCCGATGATCAGCACACTGGCCTCGCTGGGCGCGATTTGTTGCAGGTGGGCCAGCAAGGCGCGTGATTTCGGGTCTTCGAATACCTGCGCGGTGGCACGGATCGAGGTCGCCAGTGCCGGGGAGGGCGGTAGGGTAAGCAATTGCATGGCGGTTTTCCCTACGAATAGAAAGTCGGTTCGGGCAGAGCTTGATTCAATGCCCAATTGCCCAATTCATTGAGTTTGTAATCCAGCGAGTCGTGCAGGCTCTGGGTGCGCAGATTGCGCCAGTGGCGATCCAGACCCACGGACGCATGGGTGGAGCGCGCGCCGG
This genomic window from Pseudomonas sp. G.S.17 contains:
- a CDS encoding ABC transporter ATP-binding protein, which produces MMSQIPHASLSAETILSVEQVEVFYEQSILALRGISLQVRQGQMVALLGANGAGKSTTLKAISNLIRAERGEVVSGQIHYLGQSIARSDPAALVRAGLAQVLEGRHCFTHLSVEQNLLIGAFVSRPSRTELKSRLEKVYGYFPRLRLLRKRLTGYTSGGEQQMVAIGRALMSEPRLLLLDEPSMGLAPQVVEEIFDILARLNRDEGLSLLVAEQNINLALDYAQFAYVLENGRVVDSGAAAELAGREDIQNYYLGAANC
- a CDS encoding sigma-54 dependent transcriptional regulator, giving the protein MQLLTLPPSPALATSIRATAQVFEDPKSRALLAHLQQIAPSEASVLIIGETGTGKELVARHIHNLSARQNRPFIAVNCGAFSESLVEAELFGHEKGAFTGALSAKAGWFEEANGGTLFLDEIGDLPMPIQVKLLRVLQEREVVRLGSRKSIPIDVRVLAATNVQLEKAINAGHFREDLFYRLDVVSLELSPLRERPGDILPLTQHFIQSYSQRLGYGQIQLTADAERRLKAYGWPGNIRELENVIHHTLLICRDGIIQAQDLRMSNMRIERHDDNSASDNSAQALLDRAFQKLFEEQAGALHEQVEDSLLRAAYRFSHYNQVHTANLLGLSRNVTRTRLIKIGELAVNKRRPAQPVQGDRMLHLSI